CGCTCACATCCGGCCTTACAAATATCGGCGGCACGGTAATCCACCGGATCGATCCAACGCCGCTGCCGGCGCGCAAATCGGGTGAGAGCGGTGTGCAGGTCGCGTTCGAGGCGTTCGGTTTTGCCGATGGCGTCTCTCAGCCGATCGTCAAAGGCACACGGCGATGGCTGCGTGAATCCGATGCCATTCACGCGGTCGAGCCGGGAGAATTCATCCTCGGCTATCCGGACAGCCGCGGATTTTTCCCTCCGTCACCGCAAGTCACAGCGTCCGCCGATCCGCATAACCGGCTGCCGCTGTCCGATCCGCGGCATTCGCGCGGCACCTATCAGCCCGATTTCAATTACAGCGGCGCCAATGCGGCGCGCGATCTCGGACGCAACGGTTCTTTCCTCGTCATCCGCCAGCTCGAACAGAATGTCGGGGCGTTCAACACCTATCTCGAAACGGCAGCGAAGACCTACGCGAACCATCCGGCCGTGCCGCGGACGCTGCCGAAATCTCTGCTGCCGGAATGGATCGGCGCCAAGATCGTCGGCCGCTGGAAGAACGGCACCTCGCTCGTGCGCTATCCTCACAGGCCGGGGAGCCCGCAGCCGGGCCAGCAGCACGCCCGTCCGGACAATGAATTTCTCTACGGTGCGGAAGACCCGACGGGCGAGCGCTGCCCGCTCGGCTCGCATATCCGCCGCACCAATCCGCGCGACAGCCTTGCGCCCGGATCGAAGGACGAACTCTCGATCGTCAACCGCCACCGCATTTTGCGCGTTGGAAGATCTTACCACGCCGAAGGAAGCGGCGATCCCGAAGCGAAGGATCCCGGCCTTCTCTTCATGTGCCTGAACGCCGATATCGAACGGCAGTTCGAATTCATCCAGCAGACCTGGTCGATGAGCTGGCAATTCCACGGGCTTGAGAACGAGGCAGATCCGATCCTCGGCCGCGGCGAAACGCGCAAAGACCGCGCCTCGCTCGCACGGCTGACCATGCCCTCACCGCGCGGGCCGTTGCATCTCACGGGCTTCCAGGATTTCGTGAAGGTGCGCGGCGGCGCCTACTTCTTCATGCCCGGCCACAGAACGATCCGATATATGGCCGGCATCTGAGGATCAGGAAAAAACCTGATCGGCCAGAGCCCGCACGCGGGTAAAGGCGGCCTCGGCTCCGGCGATCACCCGCGCCTCTTCCGCCTCATCGATCTCGATGCTGTCGAGCGCCGCGGTGAAGGTGCGCCACTGCAGGCCCCTTCCTTCCGGCGCGCCGGCCAGATGCCGCGCGCCGAAGGTCTCGGATAGGCCGAGCTTCTGCGCTTCCTTGATAAGGAAGGCGGCGCCGAGATTTGAACCTTCGGCGACATAGAGCCAGCCGAGCGCGGTCGGGATGTCGGCCTCCGTGCCGAAACCCCACGGAGTCGTCTCCGCAAGCGGTTCGAGGCCGAGGTCCGTGAGATCCTGCGAGACATGACCGAAGCGGCGGCGGCCCTGAAGATCGGGCAAGAGCGCATCGAGCTGCGGGTTGGAATAGAGCGCGTCGATTTCGCGGTGGAAGGCATGCTGCATCTGGACGAAGCGGCCATAGCGCGCGCGATCGGCAAAAGCCCCGGCGCTCATGATCCGCTTGTCCAGCCGGTCATGAGTTGCGGATGTTGCCGCTTTCAGCCTTTGCCAGCGCCCGCCCGTTTCAACAGCAACATTCATATTCCACCCGCCTCAAGCCCGGGGTGGCGCCCAAGGCGCGCACCCTCCCGTCTCTAAAGACGATCCATAGACGTGATCTCCCACCCCGGGCGAAAAATTTTTTAGAGCGTTTCCAGCAGGCTGCCCGGACAGGAGCGCCCCGCCGGCCGCTCCGATCCGCAAAGTTTGCAACCCTAGGGCTACTCTGTCGCATGCGTCCTCGCCCAGGTCTGGCACGGCCGGTGCAAGGCTTTAGGCGACGGAAGGGGAGAGTTGAGTATGGAACAGTCTGAAATTCACTCGCACGAAGCCGAATATTGCCAGCTGCAGGCCGACTATTTCTCGGAGCTCGCCGAACAGGCGGCCAATCTCAGCGAATGTTCCTATTACCGCGAACTGGAGCTGATTTGGCGTCAGCGGGCGCGCTCGCAGCTGTTCCACAGTGTCCCGGGCCTGAGAGCCGGTTGAACCGCCCCGCAGGTGCAGATGACGCGATCGACCTGACGCTGAAACGCAAAAGGCCCGGCACAAGGCCGGGCCGATGACGCTGCCGGGACTAAATTTAGTCCTCGTCGTCTTCGTCCTCATCGTCTTCTTCGCTGATTTCTTCGAGAACGGCCTTGGCGCTTTCCTTCACTTCGAAGGACGCACCGGGGACATGGATACGGCTGCCGCTCTTCAGTTCCTCGACCGCCAGCACCACCGATCCATCGATATGGATCGGATTTCCGTCACTCAGTGTGAAAATTGCGAACATGCCGCTCTCCTTGCGAATCTCCCCGTATCTTAACGACCCGGAGCCGCAGCGCCGATAACAGGCGATTGCAAAAATCGCGTGTCCGGCGCGTGACAAAGATGAGGCAGAAGAAAAAGGCGGCGGACAGCTGGGATCTGTCCGCCGCACTGGGAGCCTTACCCTAATCGCGGGGGCTTATCCGCGAGTCAGGTAAGGTAGTACCTCCATGACGCCGCGATAGCTCATATCCGTCGCGACGTAGACGATGACGGCAAGGCCGACAAACGCGATCCAGCGGTGCTTCTGCAGCAAGTTTGCGATGAAGGATGCTGCAAAGCCCATCAGCGCGATGGCGAGCGCAAGGCCGATGACGAGGATCGAGGGATGCTCGCGCGCGGCGCCCGCAACTGCGAGCACATTGTCGAGCGACATCGACACGTCGGCGATGATGATCTGCCACACGGCCTGCGCAAAGGTCTTGCGCGGCGGCGCGCCGCCCGAGATCGATCCATCGTGATTGACGACGAAATTGCCGCCATGTCCGCCGGCAGCCGCCATGCCGCCTGCCCTGACCGGCCGCAGCTCAAGCCACATCTTCCACGAGACGTAGTAGAGAAGAAGCCCGCCGACCAGAAGAATGCCGACGATCTGCAGAAGCTGCGTCGTCGCCAGAGCAAAACCGATACGCATAACCGTCGCGGCAATGATGCCGATGACGATGACTTTGCGGCGCTGGTCCAATGGCAGGCCCGCCGCCGCAAGTCCGATGACGATCGCATTATCGCCCGCAAGGACGAGGTCGATCATGATGACCTGGAGCAATGCCGTCAGGGCATCGGCTGTAAACAATTCGCTCATAAACGACCCTCAATCGCTGAGGGGCCGTAAGCACAATTGCGCCATGTCTTCGCATGCGTCGAACTGCACTCGGGCCCCGTAACACGGGAAACAGTCCGACATCGCAGTTCTTTCGAACTGCCAGAGGGGCCCGGCCAGTCGCTTTTTCGGTCAGAGGGAGAGGAGCGCTTCGATGCTCGCAAAATCGGAAAGAATGGCGGCGCAGAAACCGAGTACCAGGAAACTCCCGGCGACATCCCACACCGACAGCGAACGCTGCTGGCGCATTCCACGAAACCACGCAACCGCCGCCACCACACCGCCCGCCACCAGCATGACGCTGGCGAACACCGGCAGGACAAGCCCTGTCGGCGCGATGAAGATGGAAACCGCTGCTGCGAACACCACGAAGAAGGTCATGAAATCCATCAGCGCTTGCGGAGTCAGACGAAACTGATTCCGGCGTTGCAGGACATCGACTTTCGCGCGGCTATGCACTGTCTTTCCCTCTCAACCGATCCGGAACCGTATTTCGGCTCCGGCACGATATGATGAGGATTAGATGACCGCGCGCGCTTCGTGCATTCGTATCGATCGGGCCGTATAACTACGGTGCCGTGCGGCCAAGCTGGATGGCCTGCCGCACGAGGATGGCGACGCTTTCCGCCGCCATTTTGTCCATGATCTGTGCGCGGTACGACTCGACCGTGCGGGTCGAGAGCCCCAGCCTGTCGGCGATGGCGTGCGAGGTAAACCCGGCGACGACAAGATCGAAAACCTCGGTCTGGCGCGGCGTCAGCCGGGAAAATTTCTGATCGAGATCGCGCGCGCGCTGAACGTCGCGATTGGTGTCTCTCTGCGGCGCAATCGCGCGATTGATGGCTGCGACCAAAGACGCATCGTCGACCGGCTTTTCGATGAAATCCGCTGCACCCGCTTTGATGCCGGCAACCGCCATCGGCACATCCGCATGGCCCGAAATCAGAATGACCGGAACGCTGCGGCCGCCGGCCATGCATTGGCGGACGAATTCGATGCCGTCGATCCCGGGCATGCGCACATCGCAGACGATGCAGGCGGGCTCGTCGGACGATCCGCCGGGATGACGCTCAAGAAATGTTTCCGCCGATTCAAACGTTTCGGCAGTAAAACCGAACACGCTCAGCATTTCGGCGATTGCGTTACGCACCGCCGTCTGATCGTCGATGATGAAGATCTTTGTCACCGCCCTAACCCATTCAACGTTTCAGAGGCACCCAGAAGCGAAATTCGGTTGCGCCCGGCTTTCCGCTTTCAAGCCGGATCTGTCCGCCATGCGCTTCTACTATGTTGGCGCAGATGGCAAGGCCAAGACCGAGCCCGTCGCCTTTCGATGTCTTCAGCGGCTCGAACAGGCTCTTGGCTCTTTTCGGCGGAACGCCGGGACCATTATCGCGGACGAAGAATTCGACGCGCTCCGGATCGCTCTTTTTCACCGCACCGAGTTCGATGCGGCCCTGGATCGTCGGCGCCGAGCGAATCGCCTGCGCCGAATTGTGGATGAGATTCAAAAACACCTGATTGATCTGCACCGGATCGACATCGACGAAATATTCCTCGCCAATCTCCGAGCCGATCGCAATGTCACCCGGAATCTGCGAACGCGACAGCATCGGTGCGCGCGCCAGAAGATCATGCGTCGAGGTGCGTTTCAGATCGAGCTGACGCCGCTTGAGAAAATCGCGCATTTTGCGCAGCACCGCGGCGGCATGATCGACCTGCACGATAACGGTGCCGAGATTTGTCGAGGCGCGCGGGAGATCGGGCTTCTCCGAATCGATCAGAACCTGCGAAGAGCGCACAAGAGCGCGGATCGCCGTCATCGGCTGGTTGATCTCGTGCGCCAGCGCCGAGGCCATGCCTTCGACGATGGCAAAGCGCTCGGCCTGGACGTTCGCTTCCTTTGCCTTCTGAAGCTCGGCTTCCGCCTTGCGCGCCAGATTGTCCGCCCTGATGCGCGCATTCACTTCGGCGCCGACAGACAAGCCCGCCGCCGTCAGCGCCAGCATGGTCGTCTGGAATTCGAAAAAGGCGTCGGCCCCCGCGCCCATGGCGTGCAGCATGATGCCAAGACCGAACTGAATGCCGGCAATGGCAACGCACGCGCCGTCAAACCCGTAACGCACAGCGGTAATGACGATGGGCACGACGAGAATATAGGCCTCATCGAGGCCGGTCTGGCTGATGACCGCAAGCGTCAGGCCGATGGCGAGAACATGCAGCGGCGCTTCCGCATATTTCGCGACATTGCCGCGGCGGAAGAGATTGTCGTAATTCATCCGCAAGAGGCGCAGCGCCAGCGGCGTCATCACCATAATGCCGGTGAGATCGCCGACAAACATCTGCAGCATGATGCTGCGCTGCTGGACAAGACCGGGGATGAAGGTTGCGGACAGGAGAGCCGCGGAAATCAGCGAGGCAATGGCACCGACCGCAGCAAGCGTTCCGATATCGCGGACGCGGTCGAACTCAAGACCGTCGCGCACAATGGAGCGGATGGCGGCCGCCGCCATCGTATAAATGCCCGACGCAATCGCCGCGATGATCGTGACCACCGGCCAGGGCGTGCGCATTTCGAGCAGGAAAAGTTCGGAGGCAAGGATCGCGGCAAACAGCACAAAGCCGTAAGCAAGCCGCCGCGCCAGCATGAAGGCGAACAGAACGCCGAGGCCAGGATTCCACGGCGAGACGGGAAGTCCACGGAAATCCTGCAGGAACGAAAACCATTCCAGCAGGAGGTAGACGAGAATGAGAAGGATCGCGAGGACAAGGCGCACCCGGATCGCGCGGGGCCAGCCGAGAAGTTCCGTAAAATTCCAGCTACGGTTTGCGTCCAACGACTGGGCCTCGTCTCCGCCGCAAAACCTTAAGCCGGGGACCGGCGCGGGTTCGGGGAGCTTTCGCGCCCTTGTTCTATAAGTCCGGACGAATAACAAGATTAACCGGCACTGACCGGCGGCAGTACAGCCAAAGGGATTAGTCGGTGAACCCGCGGCTTTCCGCCTGGTGATAGCGCTGGCGCGCGACGCCGACATGGCGGCGCATCAGAAGCTCGGCGAGATCGCCGTCGCGGTTCTGAATGGCTTCCAGAATGCGCTCATGGTCCTGATGCGATTTGCGCTGACCGGGAATGCTCCAGGTTTTGTAACGGCACATGCGGATCAGCGAATAAAGATCGCCGCACAAAAGACGCTGCAGACGGCTCGAGCCGCTCGCCATCGCGATGCGGTAATGGAAGTCGTCCTGCTCGATGCCTTGCGAATAATCGGTATCGGCATTGCTTTTGCCGAAATCGCGCTGGCGGACGAGAAGATCGGCGATATCGGCGAGTTCCGCATCATCGCCGCGCTCGGCGGCAAGACGGGCCGCGAGGCCCTCGAGCGAACCGCGCACTTCATAGAGTTCGACGAGATCGTCTTCGCTCAGCTCGACGACCCTCACCCCGGAATGGGCCGTTCGCACGGCGAGCGAGCGGCCTTCGAGACGGCGCAGCGCCTCGCGCAAAGGACCGCGGCTGACGCCGAACCGCGCCGCCAAAGCCTCCTCGCCGAGCTTTGCTCCCATCGGGATGCGGCCGCTCACAATCTCCGCTTCGAGGAGATCGAATGTCCGGTCCGCCTGCGTTTGCACATCCATGATTGTAGACAATGTTGCCCTATAAGGACTGGTTTTGACCCATAGACCATGGTCATAGGCAGTCTTTGTTGACAATCCCTTTCTTCGGCTGAATTATGAATGCAATCGGTCACGAGCGCCAAGCCCGGGCCGCAAACGGGGACAAACCCCAAATTGGGAGGAACATGATGAAATTGCATCGAAAGGGCGTTCTCGCCCTGGCGTCGGGCGTGCTTTTCGCCCTCGCCGGCAGTGCTTTCGCCCAGGATCCCGCCTACCCCGCCTACCCGCACAAAACGGTGACTTTGATCACCTCGTCGGGTCCCGGCGGCGGCGGCGACGTCTTCCTGCGCAATCTCGTGAAAACGCTCGGCCCGAAATGGGGAATTAATTTCGTCGTCGAGAACGTGCCCGGCTCGGGCGGCGCCAATGCGATGCGCCGCATCGTCGAAGGCCCGGCCGACGGCTCTCTTCTGTATGGCGTGTCGACCCAGCACGTGGTCGTCACCGTGCTCTCCGACCCGCCCTACAAATACACGGACATGCAGCCGATCGTGAACGTGCTGTACGATTCGCCGATCTTCTTCGTGCGCACCGAAAGCCCGTTCAAGACCCTTCAGGACGTCGTCAAATACGCCAAAGACAATCCGGGCAAGCTGAAGTTCGGCGCCGGCACGGCCGCCTCGATCGACCGCATGGTCGTCGAGACGTTCAAGGCCCGCACCGGCCTCGATATGGTTGTCGCAACGCATGACTCGGGCGGCCAGCTGACGCTGAACGTCCTGTCCGGCGCCGTCGATATCGGCTCGGGCGATGCGCAGGAAGTCCAGTCGCAGGTGGAAGCGGGCAAGATCCGCATTCTCGCCGCCGTCATGGACAAGCGCATCGGCAATTATCCCGATGTACCGACAGCCAAGGAACAGGGTGTCGACGTCACCGCCACCGGCTGGCGCGGCCTCGTCGCCAAGAAAGGCACCCCGCCGGAAATCGCCCAGGCCTGGGAAAAGGCGATCCAGCTCGTGCTTGAGGATCCGGAATACAAGGCGTTCTACACCAAGAACAACGGCATCCCGGCCTATCTCCCGGCGAAGGACTTCGATGCGCTGACGAACAAGTTCGCAGCGGACATGGACAAGTTCTTCACCGAAATGGGTCTGAAGAAAAAAGCGAACTGACGCGAAACGGGAGTGACGGTGATGTTCAAGAACGCTGGCGCTGGCGCCGTACTGCTTGTGCTCTCCCTGGGCTATTACATGGCCGCCGACGCCATGCCGTCCAGCATTCTGGACACCACCGTCACATCCTCCGCTTTCCCGAAACTTCTGGCGATCCTCGGCGCGGTTCTGTCCGCGGCGCTGATCGTCCAGAACATCTTCACCGTCGTGACCGCCGGACGCCCGGCCGTCGATCCGGATGAGCCACAGCTCAGCTTCTGGGAACAGCACCGCCGCGCGCTCGGCTTGCTTGCGATCGTCGGCCTCTTCATCGTTGCCCTGGAAGTCGTCGGCTATCCGGTCGCGATCGGTTTCCTCATCCTCGCCGTCTCCGTTTACCAGGGCTATCCGCTGTCCTGGACTTCAGTCGGTGTTGCCGTCGCCGGTGGCCTCTTCTTCTGGCTGTTCTTCATGGTCCTTCTCGGCATCCACATGCCGCTCGGCATTGTCGGCAAACTCTTCGCCGGTGCCGGACTTCACTTTCCGTTCGCCTGAAACCGCAGCGCGCCTGACGTACATATCTGGAGCACACGCACATGGACGGACTTAAAATCGCGCTGCAGACGGTCTTCGAGACCCCGGCCGTTTTCTACGCCTTTGCGGGCGTCGCCTGGGGCATTATCGGCGGCGCGCTGCCGGGCCTGTCGGCCTCGATCACCATGGCGCTCCTCCTGCCGTTCACCTTCGGCATGGACCCGACCATGGCGATCATTCTCCTCGCCTCCACCTATGTCGGCGCCGAATATGGCGGCTCCATTCCGGCCATTCTCATCAAGACGCCGGGCACGAGCGCCGCGGTCACGACCGTCATCGACGGTTATGAGATGCACAAGCAGGGCCGCAGCGGCGAAGCGCTCGGCATTTCGCTGATGGCCGGTGTCGTTGGCGGGCTGATCGGCATGATCCTCGTCGTTGCGCTGACCGAGCCGCTGTCGAACGTTGCTTTCTATTTCACGGCGCCCGCTTATTTCGCGCTCGGCGTGTTCGGCCTCAGCCTCATCGCGACCCTCTCCGAGGGCTCGCTGATCAAGGGCTTCCTTGCCGCGATCATCGGCCTTGCGATCTCGACCATCGGCATCGACCCGCTATCGGGCGTGCAGCGCTTCACCTTCGGATCCGCTGAACTTCTCGGCGGCATCGAGCCGATCCTCGTCCTGATCGGCATGTTCGCGATGGCCGAACTCTTCGAGCAGACGAGCCAGCCCGATTGGGACAAGGCCTCGCATACCATGCGCATCAAACTGCCGAACCTTAAAACCTGGAAACGCATCTGGCCGGCAACACTCATCGGCACCGGCATCGGCACGTTCGACGGGGTGACACCCGGCGGCGGCGCGACGCTCGCCTCGTTCCTCTCCTATAACGAAGCCAAACGCTGGTCGAAGCATCCGGAAGAGTTCGGCAAAGGCTCGCCCGAAGGCATCGCCGCGCCGGAAGCCGCCAACAACACGGTTGCCGCAACCGCCCTCATCCCGACGCTCACCTTCGGCATTCCGAGCTCGGGCTCGACCGCCGTTCTTCTCGGCGGCCTCATCCTGCACGGGCTCGAACCCGGCCCGGCGCTTCTGACGAAGAACCCGGAATTCGTGTACGGACTTTTCGGCGGCCTCTTCGTCGCCAATCTCTCGCAGCTCGTGCTCGGCATCGTCATGCTGCCGCCGTGCATCTGGCTCGTGAACCGGCCCAAAGCATTTCTGATGGCCTTCATCATCGCGCTGGTGTCGTCCGGTGTGTACTCGGTCAACCAGAACATCGCCGACGTTGGCATCATGGTCGGCATGGGCGTGCTCGGCTACGTCATGCGCATGTTCAAATTCCCGATCCTGCCGCTGGTGCTGGCCCTCGTCCTCGGCAGCATCGTCGAGCGCAATTATCGCCGCGCCGTCGATCTCGGCTATGGCGAACATTCGATCTTCTTCACCGATCCGCTTTCGGCCGTCCTTCTCGGACTGACCGTGCTGTTCATCGCGGGCTCCGCTTATGTGACCTATGCCCGCAAGCAGAAGGCCAAGGCCGAAGCGGACCTCTCCCTTTCTTCCGCAAAAACTTAAATCTCAATCCGGAGTTAGAAATGACAAGTCTCAGAGAGCGCATCGGCATCGACCTCGGCCAGCGCAACAAGATCGAAGACGGCCTTGCCGCCGCCGTCAAACACGACGTCAAATATCTCGATCTGAAGGTCGACGTTGCGCC
Above is a window of Terrihabitans soli DNA encoding:
- a CDS encoding GntR family transcriptional regulator — its product is MDVQTQADRTFDLLEAEIVSGRIPMGAKLGEEALAARFGVSRGPLREALRRLEGRSLAVRTAHSGVRVVELSEDDLVELYEVRGSLEGLAARLAAERGDDAELADIADLLVRQRDFGKSNADTDYSQGIEQDDFHYRIAMASGSSRLQRLLCGDLYSLIRMCRYKTWSIPGQRKSHQDHERILEAIQNRDGDLAELLMRRHVGVARQRYHQAESRGFTD
- a CDS encoding ATP-binding protein; translated protein: MDANRSWNFTELLGWPRAIRVRLVLAILLILVYLLLEWFSFLQDFRGLPVSPWNPGLGVLFAFMLARRLAYGFVLFAAILASELFLLEMRTPWPVVTIIAAIASGIYTMAAAAIRSIVRDGLEFDRVRDIGTLAAVGAIASLISAALLSATFIPGLVQQRSIMLQMFVGDLTGIMVMTPLALRLLRMNYDNLFRRGNVAKYAEAPLHVLAIGLTLAVISQTGLDEAYILVVPIVITAVRYGFDGACVAIAGIQFGLGIMLHAMGAGADAFFEFQTTMLALTAAGLSVGAEVNARIRADNLARKAEAELQKAKEANVQAERFAIVEGMASALAHEINQPMTAIRALVRSSQVLIDSEKPDLPRASTNLGTVIVQVDHAAAVLRKMRDFLKRRQLDLKRTSTHDLLARAPMLSRSQIPGDIAIGSEIGEEYFVDVDPVQINQVFLNLIHNSAQAIRSAPTIQGRIELGAVKKSDPERVEFFVRDNGPGVPPKRAKSLFEPLKTSKGDGLGLGLAICANIVEAHGGQIRLESGKPGATEFRFWVPLKR
- a CDS encoding biliverdin-producing heme oxygenase, with translation MNVAVETGGRWQRLKAATSATHDRLDKRIMSAGAFADRARYGRFVQMQHAFHREIDALYSNPQLDALLPDLQGRRRFGHVSQDLTDLGLEPLAETTPWGFGTEADIPTALGWLYVAEGSNLGAAFLIKEAQKLGLSETFGARHLAGAPEGRGLQWRTFTAALDSIEIDEAEEARVIAGAEAAFTRVRALADQVFS
- a CDS encoding TerC family protein, which translates into the protein MSELFTADALTALLQVIMIDLVLAGDNAIVIGLAAAGLPLDQRRKVIVIGIIAATVMRIGFALATTQLLQIVGILLVGGLLLYYVSWKMWLELRPVRAGGMAAAGGHGGNFVVNHDGSISGGAPPRKTFAQAVWQIIIADVSMSLDNVLAVAGAAREHPSILVIGLALAIALMGFAASFIANLLQKHRWIAFVGLAVIVYVATDMSYRGVMEVLPYLTRG
- a CDS encoding Bug family tripartite tricarboxylate transporter substrate binding protein, which codes for MMKLHRKGVLALASGVLFALAGSAFAQDPAYPAYPHKTVTLITSSGPGGGGDVFLRNLVKTLGPKWGINFVVENVPGSGGANAMRRIVEGPADGSLLYGVSTQHVVVTVLSDPPYKYTDMQPIVNVLYDSPIFFVRTESPFKTLQDVVKYAKDNPGKLKFGAGTAASIDRMVVETFKARTGLDMVVATHDSGGQLTLNVLSGAVDIGSGDAQEVQSQVEAGKIRILAAVMDKRIGNYPDVPTAKEQGVDVTATGWRGLVAKKGTPPEIAQAWEKAIQLVLEDPEYKAFYTKNNGIPAYLPAKDFDALTNKFAADMDKFFTEMGLKKKAN
- a CDS encoding tripartite tricarboxylate transporter permease, which gives rise to MDGLKIALQTVFETPAVFYAFAGVAWGIIGGALPGLSASITMALLLPFTFGMDPTMAIILLASTYVGAEYGGSIPAILIKTPGTSAAVTTVIDGYEMHKQGRSGEALGISLMAGVVGGLIGMILVVALTEPLSNVAFYFTAPAYFALGVFGLSLIATLSEGSLIKGFLAAIIGLAISTIGIDPLSGVQRFTFGSAELLGGIEPILVLIGMFAMAELFEQTSQPDWDKASHTMRIKLPNLKTWKRIWPATLIGTGIGTFDGVTPGGGATLASFLSYNEAKRWSKHPEEFGKGSPEGIAAPEAANNTVAATALIPTLTFGIPSSGSTAVLLGGLILHGLEPGPALLTKNPEFVYGLFGGLFVANLSQLVLGIVMLPPCIWLVNRPKAFLMAFIIALVSSGVYSVNQNIADVGIMVGMGVLGYVMRMFKFPILPLVLALVLGSIVERNYRRAVDLGYGEHSIFFTDPLSAVLLGLTVLFIAGSAYVTYARKQKAKAEADLSLSSAKT
- a CDS encoding tripartite tricarboxylate transporter TctB family protein; the encoded protein is MFKNAGAGAVLLVLSLGYYMAADAMPSSILDTTVTSSAFPKLLAILGAVLSAALIVQNIFTVVTAGRPAVDPDEPQLSFWEQHRRALGLLAIVGLFIVALEVVGYPVAIGFLILAVSVYQGYPLSWTSVGVAVAGGLFFWLFFMVLLGIHMPLGIVGKLFAGAGLHFPFA
- a CDS encoding response regulator transcription factor, with translation MTKIFIIDDQTAVRNAIAEMLSVFGFTAETFESAETFLERHPGGSSDEPACIVCDVRMPGIDGIEFVRQCMAGGRSVPVILISGHADVPMAVAGIKAGAADFIEKPVDDASLVAAINRAIAPQRDTNRDVQRARDLDQKFSRLTPRQTEVFDLVVAGFTSHAIADRLGLSTRTVESYRAQIMDKMAAESVAILVRQAIQLGRTAP